A window of Selenomonadales bacterium genomic DNA:
TGAATCGGGCGAATTCGAAATCATTAAAAACTCCTTGGCTTCGATCACAGCTGACCGTCGTTTGCAGGCTACTTTCGTAGCATTCGCATTCGGTTCCTTCCTCGAAGGTACGGCTGGTTTCGGTACTCCGGTTGCTATCACGGCAGCAATGCTCACTGGTCTCGGCTTCAACCCGATCTATGCAGCAGCTGTTTGCTTGATCGCTAACACGGCTCCGGTTGCTTTCGGTGGTATCGGTATTCCGGTTATCGTATTGTCGCAGGTTTCCGAACTCGACATCATGCACCTCAGCCAGATCATCGGCCGTCAGTTGCCGTTCCTTTCCATCATCGTTCCGCTTTGGGTAGCAGTAACGATGTCCGGTTGGAAACGCTCGATGGAAGTTCTTCCGGCTCTCTTGGTTGCAGGTCTCTGCTTCGCAGGTACGCAGTTCTACACGGCTAACTTCATTAGCCCGTACCTCCCGGACATCACGTCCGCAGCTGTTACGATCATCGGTCTTTTGGTATTCCTCAAAGTTTGGAAACCGAAAAACATCTGGAAATTCCCGGATGAAGTTGATGATGGTAAAGGCGCAGTAGAACTCCAGTACAGCGTGGGCGAAGTTATCCGTGCATGGTTCCCGTTCGTTCTCCTCGCTGTATTCGTATTCGCTTGGGGTCTCGATGCTGTTAAATCTGTTCTCGCTCCGACGAACATCTCCTTCGCATGGCCTGGTCTCCACAACGAAGTTATCAAAACGGCTCCGATCGTTGCTCAAGACGCTCCGTATGCTGCTAAATACACGTTCCAGTGGCTCTCCGCTGGTGGTACGGCAATCCTCATTTCGGGTATCTTGTCCGTATTCGTAATTCCGAACTATGGCTTCGGTAAAGCAATTCCGTGCTTCTTCAAAACGATCTTCACGCTTCGTTGGGCTATCTGGACGATCGCTATCATCCTCGGTCTCGCATACCTCTTGAACTACAGCGGTATGAGCTCGACGATGGGTCTTGCAATGACGAAAACGGGTGCTCTCTATCCGTTCTTCGCTCCGGTACTCGGCTGGTTGGGCGTATTCCTCACTGGTTCTGACACGTCCGCAAACGCACTCTTCGGTGCTTTGCAGCGTACGACTGGTGAACAGCTCGGCGTTGACCCGTACCTCATGACGGCTGCTAACTCCTCCGGTGGTGTTTGCGGTAAAATGATCTCGCCGCAGTCCATCTCGGTTGCTTGCGCAGCTACGGGTATGGTTGGTCAGGAAGGTGCGATCCTCCGTAAAACGGTTGCTCACTCCTTCGCAATGTTGCTTGTACTTTGCGTAATGACTTACCTCCAGGCTACGGTTCTCCACTGGATGCTTCCGGCTTACGAAGCAGTAGTAAAATAATTCAAACTTACTCCCATTAACTTTATGATGTTAAATCGCATTTACTCTCGGCATAGCCTTTGTGCTATGCCGAATTTTTTTGCCTTTTTTGCGGTTTGGGAACGTGATGAAGGGCGATCTGAGTAGCATGAGACAATAAAAGTGCATGCTATGTACATATTTTGATTCTGCCCTATAAAAAAACTATGTTTTCTTGCAAAAAGGTGGCAAATGGCTTTGGAGATTGGCTTCGTTATGATGTATAATGTAGAGTGAGCAGAATAGATTAAACATTAGAGTATAAATAGATGGGAGAAATGTAATATGAAAGCATATGAACGTTTTTTAGATAACTACGCATCGCTGATCGTCGGTGCGGGCGTTAATATCCAAAAAAGACAGCTTCTTGTGATCGCGTCGCCGATCGAGTGCAGTGATTTTGCTCGTCGTATTGCGAAAAAAGCGTACGAGTGCGGTGCGAAAGATGTCGTGATGAATTGGCGAGATGAGCTGTTTTCGAAGATTCGCTACCAAGGTGCGCCCGAAGAAGTGTTCTCCGAATTCCCTGAATGGCAGAAGGAGTATTATAAGTTCTATACTGATAAAGGTGCGGCGTTTATCAGCATCGCGGCGAACGATCCCGAGCTGCTAAAGGATGTCGATCCGAAACGCATCGCAATGGTGCAGAAGACGAACAGCATCGCACTTGCCGAGCATCGTGACAAGTTGATGAGCAATGAGAATGCATGGTGTGTCGTGTCGGTGCCGACGGTCGCTTGGGCGAAGAAGGTATTTCCCGAATATTCGGCTGAGCAGGCGGTCGATGCGCTGTGGGGTGCGATCCTCACGAGCGTACGTGCCAATGAGGACGATCCGACGGGTGCATGGGACAAGCATAAAAAAGCACTCCGTCAGCGCATGGCGTTCTTGAATCAGTACAATTTCCGTCGTCTTCGTTACCAAAACTCGCTCGGCACGGACTTGGTCGTGGGACTTCCCGATGGTCACCAATGGCTCGGCGGTGCGGAGGAAACGAAACAA
This region includes:
- a CDS encoding lactate permease LctP family transporter, which produces MWTQTYDPMGGQVLSALVAAIPLIVLLFLLGVRRTPAHIAAPIGLLFGLGVAVAVWGMPMGLAINSIFNGAVFGLFPIVWIVVTAIWVYNMTVESGEFEIIKNSLASITADRRLQATFVAFAFGSFLEGTAGFGTPVAITAAMLTGLGFNPIYAAAVCLIANTAPVAFGGIGIPVIVLSQVSELDIMHLSQIIGRQLPFLSIIVPLWVAVTMSGWKRSMEVLPALLVAGLCFAGTQFYTANFISPYLPDITSAAVTIIGLLVFLKVWKPKNIWKFPDEVDDGKGAVELQYSVGEVIRAWFPFVLLAVFVFAWGLDAVKSVLAPTNISFAWPGLHNEVIKTAPIVAQDAPYAAKYTFQWLSAGGTAILISGILSVFVIPNYGFGKAIPCFFKTIFTLRWAIWTIAIILGLAYLLNYSGMSSTMGLAMTKTGALYPFFAPVLGWLGVFLTGSDTSANALFGALQRTTGEQLGVDPYLMTAANSSGGVCGKMISPQSISVACAATGMVGQEGAILRKTVAHSFAMLLVLCVMTYLQATVLHWMLPAYEAVVK
- a CDS encoding aminopeptidase, whose translation is MKAYERFLDNYASLIVGAGVNIQKRQLLVIASPIECSDFARRIAKKAYECGAKDVVMNWRDELFSKIRYQGAPEEVFSEFPEWQKEYYKFYTDKGAAFISIAANDPELLKDVDPKRIAMVQKTNSIALAEHRDKLMSNENAWCVVSVPTVAWAKKVFPEYSAEQAVDALWGAILTSVRANEDDPTGAWDKHKKALRQRMAFLNQYNFRRLRYQNSLGTDLVVGLPDGHQWLGGAEETKQGVEFIANIPTEEVFTLPHKDEVDGIVYSSKPLNYQGNLIDRFSLTFKEGKVVACSAAVGQAVLENLIATDDGASRLGEVALVPFDSPISNSNILFYNTLFDENASCHLAFGKAYPVCLKGGEEMDKDALEKAGVNDSLVHVDFMIGTSDLMIDGQTADGEWVPVFRNGNFVE